A stretch of Arachis hypogaea cultivar Tifrunner chromosome 15, arahy.Tifrunner.gnm2.J5K5, whole genome shotgun sequence DNA encodes these proteins:
- the LOC112751894 gene encoding PH, RCC1 and FYVE domains-containing protein 1, whose product MADLASIGNADRDIDQALVALKRGSQLLKYGRKGKPKFCPFRLSNDESTLIWISSSEERRLKLSSVSRIIPGQRTAVFQRYLRPVKDYLSFSLIYNNGKRSLDLICKDKVEAEAWIAGLKALITSGRGGRSKIDGWSDGGLNFDDSRDLTSNSASESSASTSLDISSPDIPVSLLNTSPKTFRPDNTLNSEKSHAPSDPINMQVKGSSSDTFRVSVSSAPSTSSHGSAPDDYEALGDVYIWGEVICENVVKVGADKSINYFSPRADVLLPRPLESNVVLDVHHIACGVRHASLVTRQGEVFTWGEESGGRLGHGVGKNVVQPRLVEALASTTIDFVACGEFHSCAVTMAGELYTWGDGTHNAGLLGHGTDVSHWIPKRIAGPLEGLQVAFVACGPWHTALITSTGQLFTFGDGTFGVLGHGDRENVSYPREVDSLSGLRTIAVACGVWHTAAVVEVIVTQSSSSISSGKLFTWGDGDKNRLGHGDKEARLKPTCVSALIDYNFHKIACGHSLTVGLTTSGRVFTMGSTVYGQLGNPQSDGKLPCLVEDKISVESIDEIACGAYHVAVLTSKNEVFTWGKGANGRLGHGDVEDRKIPTLVEALKDRHVKYIACGSNYSAAICLHKWVSGAEQSQCSACRQAFGFTRKRHNCYNCGLVHCHSCSSRKALRAALAPNPGKPYRVCDSCFAKLNKVAEASNSNRRNTLPRLSGENKDRLEKSDLKLSKALVPSNMDLIKQLDSKAAKQGKKADTFSLVRTSQAPSLLQLKDVVLATAVDLKRTAPRPVVAPSGVSSRSVSPFSRRPSPPRSATPIPTTSGLSFSKSIADSLKKTNELLNQEVQKLRSQVESLKQRCELQELELQRSNKKTQDAMAMAAEESAKCKAAKEVIKSLTAQLKGFAEKLPPGAYDAENIKPAYLPNSIEPNGIHLPDSNGGHHSRAESISGSSLASTAFESSLLNRTVGNFPGTYGSTLDQQNRASVTSNGSDNYPDARLSNGGGSMSDTVDGRDSGNFHDDESGLRSRNAGLSTNSNQIEAEWIEQYEPGVYITLVALRDGTRDLKRVRFSRRRFGEHQAETWWSENRDKVYERYNVRSADKSSNQPGAPHRTEGAGSLVSQS is encoded by the exons ATTTGCAAAGATAAAGTTGAGGCAGAGGCGTGGATTGCTGGTCTTAAAGCACTGATAACTTCTGGTCGAGGTGGTCGATCCAAAATTGATGGATGGAGTGATGGTGGCCTCAATTTTGAT GATAGTAGAGATCTGACATCAAATAGTGCAAGTGAAAGTTCAGCGAGTACTTCCCTAGACATCAGTTCTCCTGACATTCCTGTGAGTCTTCTGAACACTTCACCAAAGACATTCCGACCTGACAATACCCTGAATTCTGAGAAATCACATGCACCATCAGACCCAATAAATATGCAAGTAAAAGGATCTAGTTCAGATACTTTTCGTGTTAGTGTTTCAAGTGCTCCTAGCACATCCAGTCATGGATCTGCACCAGATGACTATGAAGCTCTAGGGGATGTATACATATGGGGTGAGGTTATCTGTGAAAACGTTGTGAAAGTTGGTGCTGATAAAAGTATCAATTATTTCAGCCCGAGAGCAGATGTGCTTCTACCAAGACCACTTGAATCCAATGTAGTTTTAGATGTGCATCATATAGCATGTGGCGTTAGACATGCTTCTCTAGTCACCAGACAAGGTGAAGTTTTTACATGGGGAGAAGAATCAGGAGGACGCCTTGGCCATGGTGTTGGGAAGAACGTGGTTCAACCTCGCCTTGTCGAAGCGTTAGCTTCTACAACCATTGATTTTGTTGCCTGTGGAGAGTTCCATTCTTGTGCTGTAACAATGGCCGGGGAACTATATACATGGGGTGATGGTACTCATAATGCTGGGCTTCTTGGTCATGGCACTGATGTTAGTCATTGGATACCAAAGAGGATTGCTGGTCCATTAGAGGGACTTCAAGTTGCTTTCGTCGCTTGTGGTCCATGGCACACGGCCTTGATAACTTCTACTGGGCAACTCTTTACGTTTGGTGATGGAACATTCGGTGTGTTGGGCCATGGAGACAGGGAAAATGTTTCATATCCTAGAGAAGTAGACTCCTTATCAGGGTTGAGGACCATAGCTGTTGCATGTGGAGTGTGGCATACTGCAGCAGTTGTAGAGGTTATTGTGACACAATCCAGTTCGAGTATATCATCTGGTAAATTGTTTACTTGGGGTGATGGAGACAAAAATCGCCTCGGACATGGGGATAAGGAGGCACGACTTAAACCAACTTGTGTTTCTGCGCTTATCGACTACAATTTTCATAAAATTGCATGCGGGCACAGTTTGACTGTGGGTCTGACAACATCTGGACGTGTTTTTACGATGGGAAGCACTGTTTATGGTCAGCTTGGGAATCCCCAGTCTGATGGGAAGCTTCCATGCTTGGTCGAAGACAAGATTTCCGTGGAATCGATTGATGAAATTGCATGTGGTGCATATCATGTTGCCGTTTTAACATCAAAAAATGAAGTTTTTACTTGGGGGAAGGGTGCAAATGGGAGATTGGGTCATGGAGATGTCGAAGATCGAAAAATACCTACTTTGGTTGAAGCATTGAAGGATAGACATGTGAAATATATTGCATGTGGTTCAAACTACTCCGCTGCCATATGCCTTCATAAGTGGGTATCCGGTGCCGAGCAGTCTCAATGCTCGGCTTGTAGACAGGCATTTGGGTTCACTAGAAAGAGGCACAATTGTTATAATTGTGGACTTGTACATTGCCATTCATGCAGCTCACGGAAAGCATTAAGGGCGGCCTTGGCTCCAAATCCCGGCAAGCCTTATCGAGTTTGTGATTCTTGTTTTGCAAAACTGAACAAGGTTGCAGAAGCTAGCAACAGTAACCGGAGAAATACTCTGCCTCGTCTGTCAGGTGAAAACAAAGACAGGTTGGAAAAATCAGACCTGAAATTGTCAAAAGCACTGGTTCCTTCCAATATGGATTTGATAAAGCAGCTAGATAGTAAGGCAGCCAAACAAGGGAAGAAAGCAGATACGTTCTCGCTTGTTCGCACCTCACAAGCACCTTCATTGCTACAGTTGAAAGATGTTGTCTTGGCAACTGCTGTTGATCTGAAGCGTACAGCTCCTAGACCGGTGGTTGCACCTTCTGGAGTAAGTTCCAGGTCTGTGTCACCTTTCTCTAGAAGACCAAGCCCCCCTCGATCGGCTACACCTATTCCAACAACATCGGGACTTTCCTTCTCCAAGAGCATTGCTGATAGTTTGAAGAAAACAAATGAACTTTTAAATCAGGAAGTGCAAAAGTTACGTTCTCAG GTTGAAAGCCTGAAACAGAGAtgtgaattgcaagaattagagCTTCAGCGGTCAAACAAAAAGACTCAAGATGCTATGGCAATGGCTGCTGAGGAATCTGCTAAATGTAAAGCTGCAAAAGAAGTTATAAAGTCACTTACGGCACAG CTCAAAGGTTTTGCTGAGAAGCTCCCACCTGGAGCTTACGATGCCGAGAACATCAAACCGGCTTACCTACCAAACAGTATTGAGCCAAATGGTATCCACCTTCCAGATTCAAATGGTGGGCACCACTCGAGGGCCGAATCAATCAGTGGCTCTAGTTTGGCCTCTACAGCATTCGAATCCTCTCTGCTCAATAGAACTGTGGGGAACTTTCCAGGAACCTATGGATCTACTCTGGACCAGCAAAACCGAGCCAGTGTGACGTCCAATGGTTCAGACAACTATCCAGATGCTAGATTGTCAAATGGTGGCGGCAGCATGTCTGATACTGTTGACGGGAGGGATTCGGGGAATTTCCATGATGACGAGAGTGGTTTAAGATCAAGGAATGCAGGACTGTCTACTAATAGCAATCAGATTGAGGCAGAATGGATTGAACAGTATGAACCTGGTGTCTATATAACACTTGTTGCGCTGCGCGACGGAACAAGAGATTTGAAGCGAGTTCGTTTcag CCGGAGAAGATTCGGAGAGCATCAAGCAGAGACTTGGTGGTCAGAGAACCGGGACAAGGTATACGAAAGGTACAATGTTCGTAGCGCAGACAAGTCTTCCAACCAACCGGGGGCGCCACATAGGACAGAAGGTGCTGGTTCTCTTGTTTCCCAATCATAG
- the LOC112751895 gene encoding uncharacterized protein has translation MVILTTITTSTRQLLFGAEQQCLFFIFFLHLTQRSGSCTLQGAMACVCRSSCYSSKRRRKSFLFPSGTHRTVAYEIRRRHQQIRWLTNTCLCTIFLPRSFVESLTCSSRRSPTRMSKMRTRSTKSLHCHHGVVFSPALCVCI, from the exons ATGGTAATTCTCACAACAATAACAACATCAACTCGACAACTCCTCTTCGGAGCTGAACAACAATgtttattcttcatcttcttcctccacCTCAcccaaag GAGCGGAAGCTGCACTTTACAGGGAGCTATGGCATGCGTGTGTAGATCCTCTTGTTACAGTTCCAAGAGAAGGAGAAAGAGTTTTCTATTTCCCTCAGGGACACATAGAACAG tgGCATATGAAATTAGGAGGAGGCATCAACAAATCAGGTGGCTGACCAACACATGCCTGTGTACGATCTTCCTTCCAAGATCCTTTGTCGAGTCATTAACGTGCAGCTCAAG GCGGAGCCCGACACGGATGAG CAAGATGAGAACGCGGTCGACAAAGAGCCTCCACTGCCACCACGGTGTCGTCTTCTCCCCTGCACTCTGTGTCTGCATCTAG